The Aquidulcibacter paucihalophilus genome has a window encoding:
- a CDS encoding rhodanese-related sulfurtransferase translates to MTQSADPAEARSTGPVRVAALYRFATITDCAAVRDHLDALCRPDVRGTLLVAHEGLNGTIAGPAAAIDRVLAGIRALPGFADLDVKFAEAAAMPFHRLKVRIKPEIVTMGQPDLDPAVNAGTYVAPADWNALIRQPDVIVIDTRNDYEAAVGAFEGAVQPNTRGFRDFPDWFRTEGRALLDGPTPPKVAMYCTGGIRCEKATAFLKAEGVQDVFHLEGGILRYLETTPEVDSLWQGECFVFDERVAVGHGLVPGSHSLCRGCRMPVSPEGRTSPRYIEGVCCDRCADDRTEADRARYLERAKQVEIAARRGLAHIGAVQTPSED, encoded by the coding sequence ATGACCCAGTCCGCCGATCCAGCCGAAGCGCGCTCCACCGGGCCGGTGAGGGTCGCCGCCCTCTACCGGTTCGCGACCATCACCGACTGCGCGGCCGTGCGCGATCACCTCGACGCCCTTTGCCGCCCGGACGTCCGCGGCACCCTGCTGGTTGCGCATGAGGGACTGAACGGCACGATCGCCGGCCCTGCGGCCGCCATCGACCGCGTGCTGGCGGGCATCCGCGCCCTGCCCGGGTTCGCTGACCTGGACGTCAAATTCGCCGAGGCCGCGGCCATGCCGTTCCACCGGCTGAAGGTGCGGATCAAGCCCGAGATCGTGACCATGGGCCAGCCGGACCTCGATCCGGCCGTCAACGCCGGGACCTATGTCGCCCCCGCCGACTGGAACGCCCTGATCCGGCAGCCCGACGTGATCGTGATCGACACACGCAACGACTATGAGGCGGCCGTCGGTGCCTTTGAGGGCGCGGTCCAGCCCAACACCCGCGGCTTTCGCGACTTCCCCGACTGGTTCCGCACCGAGGGCCGCGCCCTGCTGGACGGGCCGACCCCGCCGAAGGTGGCCATGTACTGCACTGGCGGCATCCGCTGCGAAAAGGCCACCGCCTTCCTCAAGGCCGAGGGCGTGCAGGACGTCTTCCATCTGGAAGGCGGCATCCTGCGCTATCTCGAGACGACGCCGGAGGTCGACAGCCTTTGGCAGGGCGAGTGTTTCGTCTTCGACGAACGGGTCGCCGTCGGCCACGGCCTCGTGCCGGGCAGCCACAGCCTTTGCCGGGGTTGCCGCATGCCGGTCAGCCCCGAAGGGCGGACCTCGCCCCGCTACATCGAGGGCGTCTGCTGCGACCGTTGCGCGGATGACCGGACCGAGGCGGACCGCGCCCGCTATCTGGAGCGGGCAAAACAGGTGGAGATCGCTGCCCGGCGCGGCCTCGCCCACATCGGGGCCGTCCAGACGCCGTCCGAAGACTGA
- a CDS encoding phthalate transporter — MITIPERPEDFPGQERVTWRREPYRIVLASLLGAMWPPLILTLPIWPPASWFGLEMDWRLKVLALGLLAVPGGLWLLDKERMQNGRPVSRLGVIWRFMFYGGLLSAALGALFAVFQAVLQWFNAANVGEAVGGSETSLLIYGVGGLAVAVLVGISYALWAGLCAAFIAFRPQPEVRDRLGLMGDRDQA, encoded by the coding sequence ATGATCACGATCCCCGAAAGGCCCGAAGATTTTCCCGGTCAGGAGCGGGTGACCTGGCGGCGTGAACCGTACCGTATCGTGCTGGCCTCGCTGCTCGGCGCGATGTGGCCGCCGTTGATCCTGACCCTGCCGATCTGGCCGCCCGCCAGCTGGTTCGGCCTCGAGATGGACTGGCGGCTCAAGGTGCTGGCGCTCGGCCTGCTGGCCGTGCCCGGCGGGCTCTGGCTGCTGGACAAGGAGCGGATGCAGAACGGGCGGCCCGTGTCCCGTCTCGGGGTGATCTGGCGCTTCATGTTCTACGGCGGCCTGCTGTCGGCGGCCCTGGGGGCCCTGTTCGCCGTGTTCCAGGCGGTGCTGCAGTGGTTCAACGCCGCCAATGTCGGCGAGGCGGTGGGGGGCAGCGAGACCTCGCTGCTGATCTACGGCGTCGGCGGGCTGGCGGTCGCTGTTCTGGTCGGCATCAGCTACGCCCTGTGGGCCGGCCTGTGCGCCGCCTTCATCGCCTTCAGGCCCCAGCCTGAGGTTCGCGACCGGCTCGGCCTGATGGGCGACCGCGACCAGGCCTGA
- a CDS encoding disulfide bond formation protein B, producing the protein MVGLYRLLTRWWTAFALAASLALLGAAHAFERFGGLAPCNLCLKQREVYWGAVAIALVATLWHVISRGSRGTPRIAAFLLAVVFATGTITAVFHMGGEMKWWDLPATCSGGGDINLESLAALALGTGPVEKVVMCDAVTWRFLGLSMAGWNALISAALAVFSLLAAKRPKDARAPRN; encoded by the coding sequence ATGGTAGGCCTGTATCGACTCCTGACGCGGTGGTGGACCGCCTTTGCCCTGGCGGCCTCGCTGGCCCTGCTGGGCGCAGCGCATGCGTTCGAGCGCTTCGGCGGCCTCGCGCCCTGCAACCTCTGCCTCAAGCAGCGCGAGGTCTACTGGGGTGCCGTCGCCATCGCCCTGGTCGCCACGCTCTGGCACGTGATCAGCCGGGGCAGCCGCGGCACGCCGCGCATCGCCGCCTTCCTGCTGGCCGTCGTCTTCGCCACCGGCACGATCACCGCCGTCTTCCACATGGGCGGCGAGATGAAATGGTGGGACCTGCCCGCGACCTGTTCCGGCGGCGGCGACATCAACCTCGAAAGCCTCGCGGCCCTCGCCCTGGGCACCGGCCCGGTCGAGAAGGTCGTCATGTGCGACGCGGTGACGTGGCGCTTCCTCGGCCTGTCCATGGCAGGGTGGAACGCCCTGATCTCGGCCGCCTTGGCCGTGTTCAGCCTTCTCGCCGCCAAGAGGCCCAAGGATGCCAGAGCCCCTCGCAACTGA
- a CDS encoding VOC family protein: MRYLHTMVRVTDLDASLRFYCDLLGLEEMRRMENEAGRFTLVFLAAPADRDRSDADRSPEVELTFNWDPDPQPYQGGRNFGHLAYKVGDIHAACQRLMDGGVVINRPPRDGRMAFVRSPDGISIELLQEGAPLAPAEPWVSMPNTGSW, from the coding sequence ATGCGCTATCTGCACACCATGGTCCGTGTGACCGACCTCGACGCCTCGCTGCGTTTCTACTGCGACCTGCTGGGTCTCGAGGAGATGCGGCGCATGGAGAATGAGGCCGGACGCTTCACCCTGGTCTTCCTCGCCGCGCCCGCGGACCGGGATCGATCGGATGCGGACCGGTCACCCGAGGTCGAGCTGACCTTCAACTGGGATCCGGACCCCCAGCCCTATCAGGGCGGCCGCAATTTCGGCCACCTGGCCTACAAGGTCGGCGACATCCATGCCGCCTGCCAAAGGCTGATGGATGGCGGCGTGGTCATCAACCGCCCGCCGCGCGACGGCCGCATGGCCTTTGTCCGGTCGCCGGACGGGATCTCCATCGAACTGCTGCAGGAGGGTGCCCCTCTGGCACCCGCCGAGCCCTGGGTCTCCATGCCCAACACCGGGAGCTGGTGA
- a CDS encoding PTS sugar transporter subunit IIA encodes MIGLVIVTHGGLASEFLAAMEHVVGPQRGVAAICIGPEDDMERRRRDIVDAASAVNDGDGVILLTDMFGGTPSNLAISVMEETRAEVIAGLNLPMLIKLASVRGREPLEACVAHAQDAGRKYISVASWVLQGEK; translated from the coding sequence ATGATCGGGCTGGTGATTGTCACCCACGGGGGTCTGGCCTCGGAATTTCTTGCGGCCATGGAGCATGTGGTGGGGCCCCAGCGCGGGGTCGCGGCCATCTGCATCGGGCCCGAGGACGACATGGAGCGGCGCCGCCGCGACATCGTCGACGCTGCCTCGGCCGTCAACGACGGCGACGGCGTGATCCTGCTGACCGACATGTTCGGCGGCACGCCCTCCAACCTCGCGATTTCGGTGATGGAAGAGACGCGCGCCGAGGTGATCGCCGGGCTGAACCTGCCCATGCTGATCAAACTGGCCAGCGTGCGCGGCCGCGAGCCGCTGGAAGCCTGCGTGGCCCATGCCCAGGACGCCGGGCGCAAATATATCTCCGTCGCCAGCTGGGTGCTTCAGGGCGAGAAATGA
- a CDS encoding YggT family protein has protein sequence MGYAIVWLVNTILSIMTWSIILSAIISWLFAFDVINRRNRFVNQIADFLDRLTAPLLEPFRRIIPPLGGMDISPIVVLLLINFARILFNRMSAPYLISILG, from the coding sequence ATGGGTTACGCCATCGTCTGGCTGGTCAATACGATCCTGTCGATCATGACCTGGTCGATCATCCTGTCGGCCATCATCAGCTGGCTGTTCGCCTTCGACGTCATCAACCGCCGCAACCGGTTCGTGAACCAGATCGCCGATTTTCTGGACCGGCTCACCGCGCCCCTGCTGGAGCCGTTCCGCCGGATCATTCCGCCGCTGGGCGGCATGGACATCTCGCCGATCGTGGTCCTGCTGCTGATCAATTTCGCGCGCATTCTCTTCAACCGGATGAGCGCGCCCTATCTGATCTCGATCCTGGGCTGA
- a CDS encoding zf-TFIIB domain-containing protein, translating to MPLLMCPNDNAAMQTLERGGVQFDMCPTCRGVWLDRGELEKLMDSAMQDGRASAPQAAPAPQPQAQPYPPQQPPQQPWGGQPAYRDERYRSRDDDDYRYKKKKRDSIFDIFD from the coding sequence ATGCCCTTGCTGATGTGCCCCAATGACAACGCCGCCATGCAGACGCTGGAACGGGGTGGCGTGCAGTTCGACATGTGCCCGACCTGCCGCGGCGTCTGGCTGGACCGGGGCGAGCTGGAGAAGCTGATGGATTCGGCGATGCAGGACGGCCGGGCCTCCGCGCCCCAGGCCGCGCCGGCACCGCAGCCGCAGGCCCAGCCCTATCCGCCGCAACAGCCGCCGCAGCAGCCCTGGGGCGGTCAGCCCGCCTATCGCGACGAGCGCTATCGCAGCCGCGACGACGACGACTACCGCTACAAGAAGAAGAAGCGCGACAGCATCTTCGACATTTTCGACTGA
- a CDS encoding HPr kinase/phosphatase C-terminal domain-containing protein — translation MSIAQPLHATAVAQWTPGAGWRAILISGPSGAGKSDLALRLLGRGWRLVSDDYVHVFASGEGLYVTAPETIRGRIEARGLGIIGACVQGVVRLVLAVDLVESTPERLPDPETRNLHGRSVPRLRLAGFEASAVEKVAAAIAPL, via the coding sequence GTGAGCATCGCCCAGCCGCTGCACGCCACCGCGGTGGCGCAGTGGACGCCGGGGGCCGGCTGGCGCGCCATCCTGATCAGCGGACCGTCGGGCGCGGGCAAGAGCGATCTGGCCCTGAGGCTGCTCGGGCGGGGCTGGCGGCTGGTGTCCGACGACTATGTCCATGTCTTCGCCTCGGGCGAGGGGCTGTATGTCACCGCGCCGGAGACGATCCGGGGGCGGATCGAGGCGCGCGGCCTCGGCATCATCGGGGCCTGCGTGCAGGGCGTCGTGCGGCTGGTTCTGGCCGTGGATCTGGTCGAATCGACCCCGGAGCGGTTGCCCGACCCGGAGACGCGCAACCTCCATGGCCGGTCCGTGCCGCGGCTCCGGCTGGCCGGATTCGAGGCCTCGGCGGTCGAAAAGGTCGCGGCGGCCATTGCCCCGCTTTAA
- a CDS encoding DUF885 domain-containing protein: MRRLLVSSVAVLALTAGASAAAAQDPHAGHAGHAAPAAAAQSEDARLAAFFEQAFQERIALSPQQMTSLGLKTDYDKLDDNTEAAAARSLALAERQLLQLNDQFNPRTLSDESRLSWRLFEYGVEQARLSNRWRDWGYQFAANGNPTTGLPVFMINNHRVTSVSDAEAYVARLVEAERVMGEISATLRSRAAAGVISPAFVFAPTIANTGAIIAGAPFDDGADNPVWADFQRKVGALDADAATKERLLAEGRAALTGPWRRGYQGVLVALTEVGAQAEAMPDNAGGVWRLPEGEAFYNARLQLSTTTDLTADQIHEIGLAEVARLQGEMQTIMTRVGFTGSLQDMFAYLKTDPRFQYPNTPEGKEAYLTDARAFIAQVMAAAPRYFSDLPESALEVRAVEPWREATASIAFYNSPAPDGSRPGIYYVNLSDMTQVLKPQIEGISYHEGAPGHHFQIAYAQEMEGLPRFRRFGGYGAYAEGWGLYAERLGKEMGFYEDPYSDFGRLSTELWRAVRLVTDTGLHAKRWSREQAIDYFRQNSLLSERDIVKEVERYLTNPGQATSYKIGELKIMELRARAQAALGDRFDIRDFHAVVLGSGSVPLDVLEDQVDAWIAAGGGSPG; encoded by the coding sequence ATGCGTCGTCTGCTCGTCTCGTCCGTCGCCGTCCTTGCCCTGACGGCGGGGGCTTCCGCTGCGGCGGCGCAGGATCCTCACGCCGGACATGCGGGCCATGCGGCACCCGCCGCCGCCGCGCAGAGCGAGGATGCCCGGCTGGCCGCCTTCTTTGAGCAGGCCTTCCAGGAGCGGATCGCCCTGTCGCCGCAGCAGATGACGTCGTTGGGGCTCAAGACCGATTACGACAAACTGGACGACAACACCGAGGCGGCGGCGGCGCGGTCGCTGGCCCTGGCCGAGCGGCAGCTGTTGCAGCTGAACGACCAGTTCAATCCGCGGACCCTGAGCGACGAGAGCCGGCTGTCGTGGCGGCTGTTCGAATACGGGGTGGAGCAGGCGCGCCTGTCGAACCGCTGGCGGGACTGGGGCTATCAGTTTGCGGCCAACGGCAATCCGACCACGGGCCTGCCGGTGTTCATGATCAACAACCACCGCGTCACCAGCGTGTCGGACGCCGAGGCCTATGTGGCGCGGCTGGTCGAGGCCGAGCGGGTGATGGGCGAGATTTCGGCGACGCTGCGCAGCCGTGCGGCGGCGGGGGTGATCTCGCCGGCGTTCGTGTTCGCGCCGACGATCGCCAATACGGGTGCGATCATCGCGGGGGCGCCGTTCGATGACGGGGCCGACAATCCGGTCTGGGCCGATTTCCAGCGCAAGGTCGGGGCCCTGGACGCGGACGCCGCGACGAAGGAACGGCTGCTGGCCGAGGGGCGGGCGGCGCTGACCGGCCCGTGGCGGCGCGGCTATCAGGGCGTTCTGGTGGCCCTGACCGAGGTCGGGGCGCAGGCCGAGGCCATGCCGGACAATGCGGGCGGGGTGTGGCGGCTGCCCGAGGGCGAGGCCTTCTACAACGCCCGCCTGCAGCTCTCGACCACCACCGACCTGACCGCGGACCAGATCCACGAGATCGGCCTGGCCGAGGTGGCGCGGCTGCAGGGCGAGATGCAGACGATCATGACCCGGGTCGGCTTCACCGGTTCGCTGCAGGACATGTTCGCCTATCTGAAGACCGATCCGCGGTTCCAGTATCCGAACACGCCGGAGGGCAAGGAGGCGTATCTGACGGACGCCCGTGCCTTCATCGCCCAGGTGATGGCGGCGGCCCCGCGGTATTTCAGCGACCTGCCGGAATCGGCGCTGGAGGTGCGGGCGGTCGAGCCCTGGCGCGAGGCGACGGCGTCCATCGCCTTCTACAACTCGCCCGCCCCGGACGGGTCGCGGCCGGGCATCTACTACGTCAATCTGTCGGACATGACCCAGGTGCTGAAGCCCCAGATCGAGGGCATCAGCTATCACGAGGGCGCGCCGGGCCACCATTTCCAGATCGCCTATGCCCAGGAGATGGAGGGGCTGCCGCGCTTCCGCCGGTTCGGCGGCTACGGGGCCTATGCCGAGGGCTGGGGGCTGTACGCCGAGCGGCTGGGCAAGGAGATGGGCTTCTATGAGGACCCGTATTCCGACTTCGGCCGTCTCTCGACCGAGCTGTGGCGGGCGGTGCGGCTGGTGACCGATACGGGGCTGCACGCCAAACGCTGGAGCCGTGAACAGGCGATCGACTATTTCCGCCAGAACTCGCTGCTGAGCGAGCGCGACATCGTCAAGGAGGTCGAGCGCTATCTGACCAATCCGGGACAGGCGACCAGCTACAAGATCGGCGAGCTGAAGATCATGGAGCTGCGGGCGCGGGCGCAGGCGGCGCTCGGAGACCGGTTCGATATCCGGGACTTCCACGCGGTGGTGCTGGGTTCGGGGTCGGTGCCGCTGGATGTGCTGGAGGACCAGGTCGACGCCTGGATCGCGGCCGGCGGCGGTTCGCCGGGCTGA
- a CDS encoding response regulator transcription factor, protein MANITLVDDDENIVASVSLALESHGHKVTAWHDGASGLEALEASPPDLAILDVKMPRMDGMEVLRRLRQTSQIPVIMLTSKDEEIDEILGFNLGADDYIHKPFSQRLLIERVKALLRRTGADGGEPEPSGEGSTKAIKRGKLSMDPARHESTWEGKPVKLTVTEFLLLQALAQRPGFVKSRDNLMDAAYDDQVYVDDRTIDSHVKRMRKKFRVVDPEFDAIETLYGVGYRYRES, encoded by the coding sequence TTGGCGAACATCACCCTGGTCGACGACGACGAGAACATCGTCGCTTCCGTCTCGCTGGCGCTGGAAAGCCATGGCCACAAGGTCACGGCCTGGCACGACGGCGCCTCGGGACTCGAGGCGCTGGAGGCCAGCCCGCCCGATCTGGCCATCCTCGATGTGAAGATGCCGCGCATGGACGGGATGGAGGTGCTGCGCCGCCTGCGCCAGACCTCGCAGATCCCGGTCATCATGCTGACGTCCAAGGACGAGGAGATCGACGAGATCCTCGGCTTCAACCTCGGTGCCGACGACTATATCCACAAGCCGTTCAGCCAGCGTCTGCTGATCGAACGGGTCAAGGCCCTGCTGCGCCGGACCGGTGCCGACGGCGGCGAGCCCGAGCCCTCGGGCGAAGGCTCCACCAAGGCGATCAAGCGCGGCAAGCTGTCGATGGACCCGGCCCGTCACGAGAGCACCTGGGAAGGCAAGCCGGTCAAGCTGACGGTGACCGAGTTCCTGCTGCTGCAGGCCCTGGCCCAGCGGCCCGGCTTCGTGAAGAGCCGCGACAACCTGATGGACGCCGCCTACGACGATCAGGTCTATGTCGACGACCGCACCATCGACAGCCACGTCAAACGCATGCGGAAGAAATTCCGGGTGGTCGACCCCGAGTTCGACGCCATCGAGACCCTGTATGGCGTTGGATACCGCTATCGCGAAAGCTGA
- a CDS encoding 3-hydroxybutyryl-CoA dehydrogenase, whose amino-acid sequence MTTIRSVAIVGAGQMGAGIAQAVAAGGYQVLLYDAAADRVPQAQAAIAASLARQVGRGLTDQGAADATLSRITATASLAAAAKADLVIEAAVEDEAVKKAILVDLVPHLGPDTLLASNTSSISITRLASVTDRPDRFIGLHFMKPAPVMKLVEIVRGIATSAATYETAVAFAESLGKTTTNAEDFPAFIVNRILVPMINEAIYTLYEGVGNVASIDKALKLGANHPMGPLELADFMGLDVVLAIMNVLHEGLADTKYRPCPLLVKYVEAGWLGRKSGRGFYDYSGDTPAPTR is encoded by the coding sequence ATGACCACGATCCGATCCGTCGCCATCGTCGGCGCAGGCCAGATGGGCGCAGGCATCGCCCAGGCCGTGGCCGCGGGCGGCTATCAGGTGTTGCTTTACGACGCCGCCGCCGACCGCGTGCCCCAGGCCCAGGCCGCCATCGCGGCCAGCCTGGCCCGGCAAGTGGGTCGCGGCCTGACCGACCAGGGCGCGGCCGACGCCACCCTTTCGCGCATCACGGCGACAGCCTCGCTGGCCGCCGCCGCCAAGGCGGACCTGGTAATCGAGGCCGCGGTCGAGGACGAGGCCGTCAAGAAGGCGATCCTGGTCGATCTCGTCCCGCATCTGGGTCCGGACACCCTGCTGGCCTCCAACACCTCCTCGATCTCGATCACCCGGCTGGCCTCGGTCACGGACCGGCCTGACCGGTTCATCGGCCTGCATTTCATGAAGCCGGCACCGGTGATGAAGCTGGTCGAGATCGTGCGCGGCATCGCCACCTCGGCCGCCACCTATGAAACGGCCGTCGCCTTCGCCGAGTCGCTGGGCAAGACCACGACCAATGCCGAGGACTTCCCCGCCTTCATCGTCAACCGCATCCTGGTGCCGATGATCAATGAGGCGATCTACACCCTGTACGAGGGCGTCGGGAACGTCGCCTCGATCGACAAGGCGCTGAAGCTGGGCGCCAACCATCCGATGGGCCCGCTGGAACTGGCGGACTTCATGGGGTTGGACGTCGTCCTGGCGATCATGAACGTGCTGCATGAAGGCCTGGCCGACACCAAATACCGGCCCTGCCCCCTGTTGGTGAAATATGTCGAGGCCGGCTGGCTGGGTCGCAAGTCCGGGCGCGGCTTCTACGACTATTCCGGCGACACGCCGGCACCGACGCGGTGA
- a CDS encoding HPr family phosphocarrier protein, which produces MTATATANICNTRGLHARASAKFVKLASTFDAEIHVTRDGVTVNALSIMGLLMLGAGNGCTIDISAEGAEAEAAVAGLVDLVDRKFDEDQ; this is translated from the coding sequence ATGACCGCGACCGCGACCGCGAACATCTGCAACACCCGGGGCCTGCACGCCCGCGCCTCTGCCAAATTCGTCAAACTGGCCTCGACCTTCGACGCCGAGATCCATGTCACCCGGGACGGCGTGACCGTGAACGCCCTGTCGATCATGGGCCTGCTGATGCTGGGCGCCGGCAACGGCTGCACCATCGACATCTCCGCCGAGGGCGCGGAGGCCGAGGCCGCCGTGGCCGGTCTGGTCGATCTGGTGGACCGGAAGTTCGACGAGGACCAGTAG
- a CDS encoding ATP-binding protein — protein MALDTAIAKAEPPLPPGEAAPRRRLKRFSGSRLGGLILALNLLSLLILFVGALLLNEWQRGLIESRQETLTAQAELLSNVLSKLSITTGEPAPAFDPVEASRQLVDDFIPEGQRARLFDLDGLLVADSYAVSEAIPGQALPPARPAGTPVQPPAPKVETRNAAHLEEARSALAAEVEQALDGEPQAGVRRSESGDRVVSVSIPVRHVRQVLGVLTLEAGDVDETLSAQRRALMPFALVALAVNLLGSLLMHLFVARPVMRLSAAADEVRLQRARAISLPDLESRKDEIGDLARSLETMTETLSDRMDAIEAFAADVSHEIKNPLTSIRSALETLPLVKTPAQREKLTSLLQQDVRRLDRLITDISNASRLDAELNRDRPRAIDLTQLLTEIVGVYEAGLKPGEAHVIFEVPAGDHVQIMGRDGPLGQVFRNLIDNARSFSPPGGTVRLSLDRDDIDPDRPVRVRIDDDGPGIPSENLETVFERFYTARPRGTAFGANSGLGLSIVRQIVEAHGGHVRAANRPDAAGGVAGARFEVALPAAPGAGRRA, from the coding sequence ATGGCGTTGGATACCGCTATCGCGAAAGCTGAACCGCCGCTCCCGCCGGGAGAGGCCGCGCCCCGCCGTCGCCTGAAACGCTTCAGCGGGTCGCGGCTGGGCGGGCTGATTCTCGCGCTGAACCTGCTCAGCCTGCTGATCCTGTTTGTCGGGGCCCTGCTGCTCAATGAATGGCAGCGGGGGCTGATCGAGTCGCGCCAGGAGACGCTGACAGCCCAGGCCGAACTTCTGTCCAATGTGCTCAGCAAGTTGAGCATCACGACGGGCGAGCCCGCGCCGGCCTTCGATCCGGTGGAGGCGTCGCGGCAACTGGTCGACGATTTCATTCCGGAGGGCCAGAGGGCGCGGCTGTTCGACCTCGACGGCCTGCTGGTCGCGGACAGCTATGCGGTCAGTGAAGCGATTCCCGGACAGGCCCTGCCGCCCGCCCGGCCCGCCGGCACCCCCGTCCAGCCGCCTGCGCCCAAGGTCGAAACCCGCAACGCCGCCCATCTGGAAGAAGCCCGCTCCGCCCTCGCGGCGGAGGTCGAGCAGGCGCTGGACGGTGAGCCCCAGGCCGGCGTGCGGCGTTCCGAGAGCGGCGATCGTGTCGTGTCCGTCTCGATCCCGGTCCGCCACGTCCGCCAGGTTCTGGGCGTGCTGACGCTTGAGGCGGGCGATGTGGACGAAACCCTGTCCGCGCAGCGCCGGGCGCTGATGCCCTTCGCCCTCGTCGCGCTGGCGGTGAACCTGCTCGGGTCGCTGCTGATGCATCTGTTCGTGGCGCGGCCCGTCATGCGGCTGTCGGCGGCGGCGGATGAGGTGCGGCTGCAAAGGGCGCGGGCCATCTCCCTGCCTGACCTGGAGAGCCGCAAGGACGAGATCGGCGATCTGGCCCGGTCGCTGGAGACCATGACCGAGACCCTGTCGGACCGGATGGACGCCATCGAGGCCTTCGCCGCCGATGTCTCGCACGAGATCAAGAACCCCCTGACCTCGATCCGGTCGGCGCTGGAGACCCTGCCGCTGGTCAAGACCCCGGCGCAGCGCGAGAAACTGACCAGTCTATTGCAGCAGGACGTGCGCCGGCTGGACCGGCTGATCACCGACATCTCCAACGCCTCGCGGCTGGATGCCGAGTTGAACCGCGACCGGCCGCGGGCCATCGACCTGACCCAGCTGCTGACCGAGATCGTCGGCGTCTATGAGGCCGGGCTGAAGCCGGGCGAGGCGCATGTGATCTTCGAGGTTCCAGCCGGGGATCACGTCCAGATCATGGGTCGCGACGGGCCGCTGGGGCAGGTGTTCCGCAACCTGATCGACAATGCCCGCTCGTTCAGCCCGCCGGGCGGGACGGTGCGGCTGTCGCTCGATCGCGACGATATCGATCCCGATAGGCCGGTCCGCGTGCGTATCGACGACGACGGCCCCGGCATTCCGTCCGAGAACCTCGAGACGGTGTTCGAGCGGTTCTACACCGCCCGTCCGCGAGGTACGGCGTTCGGGGCCAACTCCGGTCTGGGCCTGTCGATCGTGCGGCAGATCGTTGAGGCGCATGGCGGCCATGTCCGGGCCGCCAACCGTCCGGACGCGGCCGGCGGCGTCGCCGGGGCCCGCTTCGAGGTCGCCCTGCCCGCCGCGCCGGGTGCGGGCCGGCGGGCGTGA
- a CDS encoding YqaA family protein, with the protein MLRKLYDWVFALARSKHATPALAVVSFTESSFFPIPPDVMLGPMILARPDRAYFYAGVCTVASVLGAMLGYAIGYFLTDVGMMILAWLGKADTFEASKALFQQHGAWVILIKGLTPIPFKLITIASGIFQFNFPLFVALCAVTRGGRFFAEAFVLKRWGPAMLEMVEKRLAMWSIIGIVVLVAAFAAVKLL; encoded by the coding sequence ATGCTTCGCAAGCTCTACGACTGGGTCTTCGCCCTCGCCCGCAGCAAACACGCCACGCCCGCTCTGGCCGTGGTGTCCTTCACCGAAAGCTCCTTCTTCCCCATCCCGCCCGACGTCATGCTCGGGCCGATGATCCTGGCGCGGCCGGACCGCGCCTATTTCTACGCCGGGGTCTGCACGGTCGCCTCGGTCCTGGGTGCCATGCTGGGCTACGCCATCGGCTATTTCCTGACCGACGTCGGGATGATGATCCTGGCCTGGCTGGGCAAGGCCGACACCTTCGAGGCGTCCAAGGCCCTGTTCCAGCAGCACGGGGCCTGGGTGATCCTGATCAAGGGTCTGACGCCGATCCCGTTCAAGCTGATCACCATCGCCTCGGGCATCTTCCAGTTCAACTTCCCGCTCTTCGTGGCCCTCTGCGCCGTGACCCGCGGCGGCCGCTTCTTCGCCGAGGCCTTCGTGCTCAAGCGCTGGGGTCCGGCCATGCTGGAAATGGTCGAGAAGCGGCTGGCGATGTGGAGCATCATCGGTATCGTGGTGCTCGTCGCCGCCTTTGCCGCGGTGAAGCTGCTCTGA